A DNA window from Cobetia marina contains the following coding sequences:
- a CDS encoding DUF2797 domain-containing protein — MGQLTLDDALDVDGAPQPAVESVTLKGDIRKMSIVPAGEALAIDTSADAQSVSREPLAASYGLRLGEITQPLNAYIGHKVRLDFTGQIHCSHCGRKTKKSFAQGHCYPCFRKLPQCDGCIMKPETCHFAEGTCRDPQWGEEHCFQPHIVYLANSSGLKVGITRKTQMPTRWFDQGAIQALPIVEVSNRLQSGLVEVLFKQALNDRTNWRAMLKGDVAELDLEAERDALLEQMAEGLAALQAHCGEDAIRVLDTTALAFEFPVRTAPTKVTSFNFDKTPVVEGVLEGLKGQYLILDSGVINLRKFTGYEVEVQLGE; from the coding sequence GTGGGTCAACTGACACTGGATGATGCACTGGACGTCGATGGCGCACCTCAGCCCGCCGTGGAGTCGGTGACCCTGAAAGGGGACATCCGCAAGATGTCCATCGTGCCTGCCGGTGAGGCGCTTGCGATCGATACCTCGGCGGATGCGCAGTCAGTCTCGCGTGAGCCGCTGGCGGCCAGCTATGGCCTGCGACTGGGCGAGATCACCCAGCCGCTGAACGCCTATATTGGCCACAAGGTACGCCTGGACTTCACCGGTCAGATCCACTGCAGCCATTGCGGGCGCAAGACCAAGAAGAGCTTCGCGCAGGGGCATTGCTATCCCTGCTTTCGCAAGCTGCCACAGTGTGATGGCTGCATCATGAAGCCGGAGACCTGTCACTTCGCGGAAGGAACCTGTCGTGATCCTCAGTGGGGTGAGGAGCATTGCTTCCAGCCGCATATCGTCTACCTGGCCAACTCCTCCGGCCTCAAGGTCGGTATCACCCGCAAGACCCAGATGCCGACGCGCTGGTTCGATCAGGGTGCCATCCAGGCCTTGCCCATCGTCGAGGTCTCCAATCGTCTGCAGTCTGGGCTGGTCGAGGTGCTGTTCAAGCAGGCACTCAATGACCGCACCAACTGGCGCGCGATGCTCAAGGGCGATGTGGCCGAGCTGGATCTGGAAGCCGAGCGTGATGCACTGCTCGAGCAGATGGCCGAGGGTCTGGCGGCGCTGCAGGCGCATTGCGGGGAAGACGCCATCCGGGTACTGGATACCACGGCATTGGCCTTCGAGTTTCCGGTGCGTACCGCGCCGACCAAGGTCACCTCGTTCAACTTCGACAAGACACCCGTGGTGGAAGGCGTTCTCGAAGGGCTCAAGGGTCAGTATCTGATCCTCGACAGCGGGGTGATCAATCTGCGCAAGTTCACGGGGTATGAGGTCGAGGTCCAGCTCGGCGAATGA
- a CDS encoding YeaC family protein: MSDMTFDGMVEQMTPTIYESLKQSMQLRKWPDGRVLTSEQVELCMEAVIKYEVHNNVPAESRVGFIDNGTCGPRDGDDTASRDEPEQIKWVN; this comes from the coding sequence ATGAGTGACATGACTTTCGACGGGATGGTCGAACAGATGACCCCGACCATCTACGAGAGCCTCAAGCAGTCCATGCAGCTGCGCAAATGGCCGGACGGCCGGGTGCTGACCTCGGAGCAGGTCGAGCTGTGCATGGAGGCCGTCATCAAGTACGAGGTCCACAACAACGTGCCTGCCGAGTCACGTGTCGGCTTCATCGACAACGGTACCTGCGGTCCACGTGACGGTGACGACACTGCTTCACGCGATGAGCCGGAGCAGATCAAGTGGGTCAACTGA
- a CDS encoding rhomboid family intramembrane serine protease, giving the protein MFQVLTLDDSFDTLALRQALWAEKIGHQITSERVSTPDGEAVRQMLWLADPEQLPRVIAMLERHSRGEPLRDEATEASGFSSGASGGLWQLVRQTPLTWLVGLACCLTVLCQYVLGQAAVFEWLAIVPFELVGSQHIAPAPLSTTLAGEWWRLWSPSLMHFGILHLVFNLLWLWVFGRQIEAIDGAWRFALVVLVSGVAANLAQYATGSVLFGGLSGIDFAVIGYVFIAARRRPMLGYQMQRSLMIFMLIYLVLCMTPLSSAIGLGAIANEAHLGGLLAGLVLGFVLPRRAPGATS; this is encoded by the coding sequence ATGTTCCAGGTTCTGACCTTAGACGACTCCTTCGATACGCTCGCACTGCGTCAGGCGCTGTGGGCGGAGAAGATCGGCCACCAGATCACCTCCGAGCGCGTCTCGACCCCTGACGGGGAGGCGGTGCGTCAGATGCTGTGGCTGGCGGACCCCGAGCAGCTCCCCCGCGTGATCGCGATGCTGGAGCGCCACTCACGCGGAGAGCCGCTGCGCGATGAGGCTACGGAGGCGTCGGGTTTCTCAAGCGGTGCATCGGGCGGTCTCTGGCAGCTCGTCAGACAGACTCCGCTGACATGGCTGGTCGGGCTCGCCTGTTGCCTCACCGTACTCTGTCAGTACGTGCTGGGTCAGGCGGCGGTGTTCGAATGGCTGGCCATCGTGCCCTTTGAGCTGGTGGGCAGTCAGCACATTGCACCGGCGCCGTTGTCCACGACACTGGCGGGGGAGTGGTGGCGGCTGTGGTCACCCTCCTTGATGCATTTCGGCATTCTGCATCTGGTCTTCAATCTGCTGTGGCTATGGGTGTTCGGGCGCCAGATCGAGGCCATCGATGGCGCCTGGCGCTTCGCGCTGGTGGTGCTGGTGAGCGGGGTGGCTGCCAACCTGGCGCAGTACGCCACCGGCAGTGTGCTGTTTGGCGGGCTCTCGGGAATCGATTTCGCCGTGATCGGCTATGTCTTCATCGCGGCTCGTCGACGGCCGATGCTGGGCTATCAGATGCAGCGCTCGCTGATGATCTTCATGTTGATCTATCTGGTGCTGTGCATGACACCGTTATCGAGTGCCATCGGCCTTGGGGCCATCGCCAATGAGGCGCATCTCGGTGGGCTGCTGGCAGGGCTGGTGCTGGGATTCGTGCTGCCGCGCCGCGCGCCGGGCGCCACGTCATGA